The genomic stretch GAGTTTGGGATACTACTGGGTTTGCAATAGCCACAGTGGTAACTCATGTTCTCTCAGTAGCACACACCTACCTACCATGATCTTTATTTACTGTGCACAGCATCACTTCTGATTGATGTTGTCCATGTTCCATAGGGGTTTTAGCTGTAATGGCCCTGTACAAGAAAGCTGAGGTGACAGATGAGGGAATTATGGCTCCTGCCTACCGTGGGAAttcccagctctttttttttttttttttattgggaatTCCCAGCTCTAAGCGGGGAGATGGAGCTTTGCCCTCTGTGGAACCCTCAGAATGAAGGGAGAAACCATCTACTACAACCACAGATAACTCCATAGAACAAACCATAGTCTGTAAAGATGCCCTGTTCTTCATTCAGTAGTTGAATATTTACTGAGCGCCTACTATTTAGCAAGCACTTGTGTATACAtgtgtgccagacattgtgctcCTTGCTGTGtcttataaaaagggggaaaggagaggcaTATCCAAGTCCCTAAAggccagccaggttccccagAGCTTTTGGAAAGAGTCTGGGGGTACTTGATAAACTATTTGCTAAAGTAACCAATAGATGGATTAGATTCCGAAATGACAGGGACTTCAAACTACATCCAACCCATTATTCTCTAACTTCTACTCATGAGCCTATAGTATTAAGGGAGTCTCCTACGAGATACATTTACCAACCCCTTCCACTGTGGGGTGAGGGATAATGCAAGGAAGTTCTTATCAAACTAACTCCCACCTTTTAGGGACACATGGAAAAGTTGCATGGCAACCCTTCAGAGATGCGAAGACAGGATCACTTTTTCCCAGGTCTTTCTGGGGCTAAACACTCCCCACTTCTGTGGGCACTGATATTTGTGGCCCATTTTCCAGACCTGCCCTGGCCTGAACAAGCAAGCTTCAACACATCCTCAAGCAATGCAGATTCCTTGTGGAATCTGAAGGAAACAAACCTGTAACGATGGGATACCCTCTTCCACCCTCAATACTGGCAGCCCCAATGGGAGCCTCACATTTTAGGCAACACAGTCCCACCAGTGGCTACTTCTGAGCTGGAGATCCGCCCATGCTTAGTAGCATTGCCTAAGCTGCTGCCTCATCAGGCTGGATGCTAATCTCTACGTGGGTTTATTTTAACCCTAACTTTTATTCAGCTGTGTCATTTCGTTGGGGATTCTCAGGACATgttggtggggcagggggcaggattAGGAGTTTATTCATTAGCTGGAGTACTCTGCTCCAATGCCCTCCTGCCGCCTCCCCCCAACCTCAGGCTCCTGCTGTGGCTCCTGCTCACTCCAGCACTAAGATGGAGAGCCATCTGGTGGATGCTGCCCGACCTGCAGCCAAGGAGAGGAAGTTAACACTTGGGTAGATGTAGAAGGGAGGAAGTGTCCACTAAGAGCTGAGGGGGAGTAAGGACAGCTGGCCAGGTTCAGCAAATCCTAAATACTTCCTTCTCTGGAAGCAGCTTTAGACAAGTAGTGAGATGCTTAGGGGCAAGTGGAAAAATAGAGTCCCCTCAGCCACAGCTGGTATCTGCTTCTGGATCTGTCactggtgggggcagggcccaTCCTCTCTCTGGACCTCATTTGTCAAAAAGTGCGTGGGGGTCTACACAGATGGTTTGTAATGTCTCTGTTTTCcctattctctctcctccttggcCAAACTTTCTGAGGTGGGTGTTTACACTGCCTGCTTAGATTTCCTTAACCTTCACTCTTGAACTCCATCCAATCTAGCTTCTGTCCCCAGGCCCTTGTCATTTCAGGATCAGCAGGGGCTTGAGTTGCCAAAATTACTTTTCAGTCCTTATCTTCCTGAAATTCACTCCTATAAACTATGGACTTCCTGAGCATCTTTAAAATTACCTTCTTGTGGTTCTCCCTCCCTGTTCTTCTGTCATTGTTCATTATTATTCAGTAGACTCCGCTTCCTCCTTGTCCCTCTCTACCCTCACTCTCCATGTGGAATCTCTATTTTCTCTGACTTGTACACCTTCTGTGATAATGATTCTTGTCCGTCTCCTGAGCTTCAGACCTTAATATTGGGTTATAGGAACACACCAAGGCCAAGCCTGAACTCCTCACCTTGTCAaccttggtttctctttttctagttccttatcAGTCCTCTAAACAAGAAACTGGGCACCACCCTTGATTATTCTTTCACTCTTACATCCAGTCAGCCATGAAGTCAGgctgattttctctccctcttatcTCTTGGTTGGAGACTAAAAGAGCCACATTGATCTTCCAGTCCCACCCGCTCCCTTTAATCCATCTCCACACTAAAGCTTCAGAATGGTCTTTCTGCAATGAAAGATCTGGATCATCTCCTTTGCCTaaaccctccagtggcttcccatcaCCTACAGAATAAAGTCCAAAATACTCTGCCTGGCATTCAAGGCTCCTACGGTTTTTCCTTCTCGCCTCTCCCCCTCGTGCAGCACATACATACATCACACCTCTatgcctctgcttgtgtcttgCTACAAGCATGTCCTTTCCACCCTTTGCTTGGTTAATGTCTCCTAATCCACTGATTTCCATCTCTGGTTCAACTTCCTTGAGTTCCCAGACTAAGTTAGGAGTCCTTCTTCATGATTCTATTTGCTATCATATTGCTAGTTTGTTTTTAGCCTGCTTCTGTGAGCTCCTCCAAGGCACAAACATCTGCTTCATCCCTGCCCTGTTACTGATCCAGAGCTTGGCGCAGACCATCTCTCATTTTGTTTACCACTATACACCCACTATCTGGCACACACACAGTTGCTCAGCAGTAATGCAAGAAAGAACATCAAAGGCTATTGTACTGAAGTGAATGCTATAGGCTCTACCAGTGGATACTCTTAGATTTTGTGCTATCATCATCTTGGTTCAAGCCTGACAATTCTAGTTCTTAGTTTCCATAAAGTGGGAGTGAttttgcctcccccacccccaacaggaGTGGTATATAGAGGACCCAATAATATGACAGACATGAGAAGACCAGGTGACCCAAACCAAGAATTTGGGATGGTAACTCTTTGAACTAAGTAACTTAGTCCAAGTTTACTCGGACTCCTGGGGCCTATGGGACAGGGTCCTGAATTTACAGTGGTTAGAGTCATACGAGACTCTATGGTCCTGCAGCTCCTCCAGCTATAGCTTAGGCTACATATCCTCCCAgctctgtcccttcccaccctGAAGACAGAAAAGCAAAGATGATAACCCACATCTCACTTTGTTCCCACAGATCTGACAAGCGAGGAGCCACGGTCAGGGCTACGACCACTAAGGCACTCAAAGTCAGGGAAGTCACTGACCCAGTCCCTGTGGCTGAACAACAATATCCTTAATGACCTGAGAGACTTCAACCATGTGGTTTCACTGCTTCTGGAGCATCCAGAGAACCTGGCCTGGATCGACCTGTCCTTCAACGACCTGACTTCCATTGACCCTGTGAGTACCCAGCCTTGAGTGTCCACAAGTGTCCAAGGGTGGGCCTGACACTTGTCCAGCTCCAGCCTCTCTACTTCCCACATATTATCAAATAAGTAGTGAGGCAGCACAGTGCTGTGCAAAGGACATGGCTGTGGGCTCAGACAAATGTAGGTTCAAATCCTAGATCTCTTactgtgtgacttggggcaaaATAACCTTTCAAAATCTCAGCCTCCCTGTCTGAAAAATGGGGAGCATATGCCAGCATCATAAAGGTTTTATGGAAGGACCCCTGGgtgctcagaggttgagcatctgccttcaactcacgtcacgatcccagggtccagggattgagtcccacatcagactccccagagggagcctgcttctccctctgcctgggtctctacctctctctgtgtctctcctgaataaataaataaaatcttttaaaaaataaaaataaaggttttgtgGAGCTTAAATGAGAATTACGAAAGCCAACTGGCATGTGACAGGCTGCAATAAAATAACAGCTCTTGTCCTGAGTTGTTCTGTGGAAGAGGTAGGTAAAGTACAGCACTTATTTGCCCTGAACTCAGATGCAAATTTTAAGATCTAAACACAACTGGCTCTTTCTTGTCCTGGATTCTTGTCAGAGGAAAAGCAGCAAGAGCATGAGTTGGAGACTACTTGCCAGGTTGGTTGTACTTATCTCAATttagttactatttttaaaagcttctcttATGTACCTAGCATGATGCTCTATATCCCTGCCCCCTGTTGTGAAAGAATCTTAGGTCACCAGTGCTAAAAAGGTCTTCAGTGTAGGAGCAACTACAGGGGGAAGCAGGCGAGTCCAGTCACCTGGCAAGCAGGGGCTGTGCTAGGCCTCAGGCCCACACCTCCTGCCCCTCAGATCACAGCTCTGTGTCAATGTGATACCTCTGTATCCTCAACATTAAATGAAAAGGTCAGAGTTATCCAGAATGGCTGCAGGGAGGTGGCATAGACTAGAAAGCAAATTGTTTCCCAAACTCTTCTTTCTTTGCCCACAAGTCAGTCCTGAGCACAGATCCAGGGCCCTTTCTATCCAGGCTTTCGGTTTCCTTCCCCAACAGGTTCTGACAACTTTCTTCAACCTCAGTGTACTCTATCTCCATGGCAACAGCATCCAGCGGCTGGGAGAGGTCAACAAGCTGGCTGTCCTCCCGAGGCTCCGGAGCCTGACACTCCATGGGAACCCcatagaggaagagaaggggtaTAGGTAagtgccctgcctgcccctgaagctgggctccccagagggaaaggagttggggggaaaaataaaaaaaggaaaggagttgggaaaagaagaaatccaaCACCATCATTCTGCCATGCTGGGACAGGGAAGGGAGTAGAGGCCTTTAGGCATTTCTATCAGTCAGGGGAAGCTCTGTCTCCCCTGAACTATACTTCAGTGCCTCCATTCCTCACAGTTTGGGGAGATAGCAGCAACTGGTGGAGGGGAAAGGAGGTTGTGGTAGGGGGCTGGCCCCCAGCCCAAGTCTTCCCCACAGGCAATATGTGCTGTGCACCCTGCCCCGTATCACCACATTCGACTTCAGTGGGGTCACCAAAGCAGACCGTGCCACAGCTGAAGTGTGGAAACACATGAACATCAAGCCTAAGAAGGTCCGGATCAAGCAGAATGCACTCTGAGGATCCCAGGGCCTGACCAGTCCTAAAGGCCAGAGGATGGTCAGTTTGGTTTAACAATAAAGGATTTGAGCAGTTGAGCAGATGTGAAGTCATCTGTGCGGTGTAAAAACGTCCTCCAACTCAGGCAGTTGTCAGAAGCTTCAGTCTTGCTTCGCTGAAAGATGGAGCCAGTGGAGGGAAAGGCCTATTGGCCTGGGATGCAGGAGACCTGGGTTTACTGCTTGGCCTTGAGAAACTTACCTAATCTCACTGGGCCCCTTTCTTACTCTGCAGTTCAGGTATCTTGGGGTTAGAGCTGCTTCACAGAGCGTCAAGTTTCTTGGAGATGCCTCAGAGAAGATGGTAGGCTGTGATCTCTGAACCCCTCCTCCACTTCAATCAGATCTGAGTACTTCTAACTCTGTTTTATATGTGGGCATTCTGCCTAAGATTTCATTTGATAAAAAGAATCTTCTGCTTGAAAACAGTGGCTTGCTGGCTCTGTATCAAGTATCCTTTCTCTGCCTTTACTCTCTAACCCTGGGCTTATTATTGGTAATTCCACTAAACCTGAGACAGAGCCCCCAACGGTGACAACTGCCTCGGATTCAGGTTTTTTCAGTTCTGATAGTAGTCCCATCACCAGAGAAGGGACAGGCAGTCTTATCCAACCTGAGGTTAGCCCAGGCCAAGTTCCAGCTAAAACCTGGGAACCCTGTACCCTTATCTCCTGGATCCCTCTTTGTGCCCCTAGAAGATgtagccccccctcccccaagtctCACTGCTCACAGACCTCAAATAGTACTATAGGGTGGTGGGCAGGACAGAGGGGCTGCAACCAGCACACAGATGAATACACTTCCTTTATCGAGGGCGACAAACCAAAACGAAACCCCAAAACCCCAAACATGTAAAAACCCAGGGTGCTAGAAATACAAACTCAATTCATTCAAATTCAAGCTCGTCCAGACCCTGGTCACAAACCCTAGTGAGGTGCATGTGAGCACCaggtcagggagagggagaaagagtgaggCCAAGAGAAAGGGTGGGAAGGGGGCCCCTATAGGCCCCCTAGGGATCACCCTCACACTGGTATCTTCACCTTCCCAGTGACAGTGAAGACCTACCAGGCCCTAATCTTTtgacccccaccccatccctggccAGGGCTTTGAACACCAGTCCCAAATGGTTCTGCCCTCCCTTGCTCTGTCCTCATTTGCTCAGGCTTCCAGCCTcactcttctcctcctccacacTCTTCTCTGTGATTAGTAGCAGGTTAGGGTACTGTGTGAGCCgcagtgaggctgggggcccaggggaggcagggtggAGACGGGGTGAAGAGAGGAGAAGAGCTGTCCAAGGATCCCTCTCTTCATGGGATCCCAAACTGTACAACCAGCTCCTCTTTTGCGTCCACTCGGATCTGAGAAAGTGCACTGTAGGCATAAGCagctatcctggagacctgagaggGACCAGGGACGAGAGCAacagagagacacagtgagaagagaGATCCAGAAAGCCGGGGAGGGGGATCGGGTAGCAAgagaggagggggtggtgggggacaGGAAGCCAAAGAAAAAGGTAATGACGGGAAAGACAGAAAAGtacaaagcagagaaagagaataaaggtaGAGAGGGGAAGATACAAAGTAAGGTGAGAGTGAGTGGGGCATTCGAGCTACCAGGCTCCCTAACTCCACTTCCCTACCGCCTCTGAGACAGAGAGGGTGAGCCCTCTGCCACAGCCCAGCTATAAGGGAAGGGTAGGCGGGGGCGGGCTCAAGGGTGGCTCACCTGCTGCAAATCAGAGAAGGGGATGGGCTCGCTGGCCAGCACTTGGTGGGGCTGGCTGGTGAGAGATGGCAGCGGTGGCAGCTTCTTCCAGTGGGTCAGGCTGCTGCTCAGCACAGCCAAGCGGGTGCTGGCCAAGAGGGAGGACGACGGGGAGCGGTCAGGCCAGTCTGctctgcccagcccagcccagcccagacaAGCTTCAGTCCCTTGGGCCAGACGAGCAGGGTGACAGGCACCTCAGCTCACCACAAACTCACTCCAGGCCCACCTCCCTTGGCCTCCGCACCCTTGAGGGCCACAGGCAAACAGGGCTGACACAAGCATCTGCTGAGGTAGCGGAGAGATCTGTCGTCCATCTCCTGGGCTTCACCCAAACCAGAAGCCTGGCCTGGGGCCCAGGCTCCAAAGCTGGAtaaggggcagggaggagcccaAGGAGCCTGAAGGGGGGACCCAAGCTGGCCAGGTCTCACCTGTACTGCCTTGCCCGATCCATGTACTCATGctgctccatgccctgggagtcCGCAGCAGACACGTCAATGATGTTGCtttggggagaggaggcagagggaacatGACAGGTGCTTCAAGAGGGACACACGGGATTCACTGCCAAGTGCCAACTCCAGGGCTATCTGACACCACTGGCCCTGCCCGCCCAGTGGAGCAGGACTGGGCCCAGAAGCACCTCTTGCCACTGACCTTGTCCCATCCCCCATGTCCTGGGccctgtccctctgtccatccTTTAACATGGATGGAGAAGCTCTGCCCAGGCTTGGTCCTGTGGTGCTCACCTGGCTGTTTTAGCAAGGATGGAGGAGAGCAGGGCCTGCTCATCTGTGCGGGTGGGAGGCAGGCTGTGGTAGTTGGGCTCAGCTCCATTGAGGGCTTTGGTAGGGGGGCTGCTAGGGTCCAGCAGCAGCTTCCGTTCCTCTCGGTCCTAGGTGAGGTGATAGGGGAGAAGTCAGCCCTGGACCCTTTAGTCCAACCTGCCTTTCCTGGGCTCTTCTCTCAGCCCAGCTCTGACCCTGAAGCACCAAAAAATACCCTAAGTGCCCAAGTGTATGGCATGTCAGCTAAGATTCAGTCCTGCCTGCCCTCAGGAGCTCAGCTGAGTTGCTCTAGAATGAATCAAAGTGGAACCAAGCAGTCCTAGAGGCCCTGAAAAGATGGACACAGGCACAAAGCATATATTCAGTAACAGGTCTAGAGCTTCAGAAAACAGTCCAGCACCTGACAGACAAAGGATACTGGAAGCTGGAAGCCAGAGGAATGAGGTCTAGAAACTGCTGCAGGTCTGGAGCCTAAGAATGACACTCCTGATCCCCAGGCCAGGCCCTCCCCAGCTAGCTGGCTGCTCCCACGACAGACGCCCTGGAAATCCAGACAGTTCTATTCCTCGTATAATGTCAGGGCAGGAGTCCCAGTCTCTGGGTCACACAGTCCCTCCCAAGTGTGCCCCCTTCTTGAGGGCAGGTCCCTTCTACTCACAGGTATTCACTCTCTTCTGATGTCCTCTTTGTATATGACTCCCAGGACTATACTTGGTGCCCCTGGTGAAGCCTGGCCTGACACTGGAGCTGTTCCCTCCCTTGCCAATCCACCACACCTCTGTTAGTGTGGTTTTGCTGATTTTCCGTAGTCCGTGTTACTGCTAGCCTATGCTGATAAACAAACCCCCAGAATTAACCTGGGGCCAAACCAGGTCTCCCTGGTCCTTCACAATTCTGTGTTTATTTCCCCTCGTTCTTTCAGTCCCTCGTTCTCATCTACCACAATGTCTCCGGGTACGACCCTGCCTTGAGCCCATTAGCAGCAAATCCTGCTGGCTTTGTGTCAGCTTCAATTGGATAAGCAGACTTGCTGGTTATCTATCCAAGCCATAAAGGGCAAGGGTGCCCAGGACAAAGGCAAGGACAAGGGGCCTATCCTGCCTAATGCTGACTCACTGACCCTTAGTGCCAGACCACCAGTGCTCCACTCCAGGCCGCTCTCAGTTCCTACCACAGCCCTTCCCGTGGAGGGCTCCCGACTCCACAACCCTCCTTACACAGGGCCACTTCCTCCCGCCCCACCCTAGGCAGGCCCAGCCTTTTCACAACACTCTTCCTCAAGCCCAGGGTGCCCAAGTGTCCCCAGTTCCCCACAGCAGGAGACAAAAGCTGTAGGACTCTGCCCTATCCCCTTAAAAACACGGCCCCTCCCCCTTAAAAACACAGGCTAAGTATTAAAGAGCTAGAAAGACAAAAGGCTTGCCACAGACCGAGCTATCTGACAGAAAAGCTAGCTCCATCACGAACCCTGAGTTTGCTTCCTGGGTGTCATCCTTCCCCCAGCCCTACTCGAGACAGATCTGCCTGCAAGGCGGAGCATTAGCCTCCCATCAGGTTGCTCAAGAACAAAGTTGTTTTCTGGAGACCTAGACTCCCAGAGGAGGCTGGGCTACTCCCATCAGAGTGGACAAATAACGTCATCCCACCCTCAACAGGCAACTGCAGCAGGGAGGAGGTTTTCCATACCAAGGGCTGTCCCTGAGTCAGTGTCAACCCAGGAGTCAGGGCTTCACTGTCTGCCCTAGACACATAGATGTGGCTTGCCCATGACTAGCCACCTGGTCTACGGGCACAGGTTTGAAAGAGACAGCTTGGTCCAATGGATAAAGCACATGGCTTGGTATCAAGACACCGTGACTATGGCACTATTCGGCTCTCTGTCCTTGGCTAAATCACTTAGTCTCTCTAAactttttccttgccttttttttttttttttcttgcctttaaaTACAGAACCTGTACCTATATGACAAACGTTTGgcaaaaatcaaatgaaagaacTATAAAAGGCCTTTGAAAAATGTGTAataggtttctttttattataataaaggaGCAGAGATGAAAGTGGGAGAGGGACTCTGAGATAGTGAATGGTATGGTATAGACCTCTGCCACACGAAGCCTCAAATCACCCCAGCACTGATCAAGCACCTCTCTGGGGGCTTAGAAACAGAAGTGAGAGCCTGTCAAGAAGAAGATGAAATTCAGGAAAGCAGCAAGCCTAGTTCTCACAACTAGAAGCCAATATCCTTTATTAGAAGACACTAATTCTTCTTGACTCTTTCCTTGCAAGAGTCTGTATTATCCTGTCGGGGATGATTTCCCACTACCCTTGTTTTCCCAGTAGACAGGAATACTGTCTCCTCTAAGAGACTGAGGTGAACTGAGGAGTAGTAGGCATTAAGTATGCCTAACATAAGGCATAGGAAATAAGATGTGTTCATTGAGTGTTTGGAAAATGAGGCCCAGGAGCTACCCATGCCTCTCAAACAAATGACATTTCCTAGCCTTAAGTCCTTAATCCAAAATAGGTTCATGTGAGTCACTGAGGAAAGACCTTCTTTGCAAATACTAGTAATCTAGTCCATTTCTGTGACCATCTTCCCCACCAGACTCTGAGCTACTTGCAGAAATCTTTCTATCGTCTCTGCGTCTAGAATGTGTTGAAATGCAGAATCCAGGCTTAGAGGCAATCAAAAAGGTGATGGCAAAGAGCTTGAGACTTCATTCTTGGGAAGGTCTCCCCACTCCTAAAAAGAGataggcaggcagggcagggtttAAGGTGTGAGAAGTGAGAATGCACcaagtggaagaggaagaatgaaaaacTGCACAAGTTTTCCAGCTTAATCTCTTGTGCAAAGGCATCAGATCTACAAATTCCCAGGACAACCACCCGTCTAGCTGAAGGAACCCTCAGGCCCCAGGCAAAAACTGCACGAGGCAGGCAAAACTGTGCTCCCCATCCCATCTCTCTAATTTAATCCAGCCAGAGCAGAAACCCACTTTGTAACTTCCCAAACTTCCCACATATCTCGATGTCATTGTCTATTAAATTCTTCACTGGTCAATTCAAATGCCACCTACTTccagaggccttctctgaccccAAAGCAGCAGTGACCTTCCTTCTCCAACCCCAGGGGCTGAGAGATTCCTGATTCATGCAAGACAAACTAATTATGAGCCTCAGCTTACCCATCCCTACAATGGATTCACAAAACCCGCTCCTACAAGCacagaaaaagcacagaaaactGGTGAGACCATGTTTCCCAGAGACCTAGGCTGAGGATCCTGAAGGCTATAAAGGTTTAAGGGTAAGATAAGATGAAAGGGGTGGGAGCGAGCGGGACAAGCACCTGCCCGCACACCCCAATGCGGAGACTGTAGAGAAAGCTGGGGCTTTAACAGGGGTAGGAGCCCGGCCGGGCGTCCCCTCTGTAATCTGTCCCCTCCCGGCTGCCGTACTGTATGAGCCCCGCAGTCCTGCTCCCGCTCTTCTGCAGGTTTTCTTCTGAGCCCGACGCCCCAGTCTCTCAACCCTCATTCCCGAGCCTCGCCCGCCGCGGCCGCACCTGGTCCGAGTCCTCGTTCTCGCTGCTGTAGCAGCACCCCATGGCCGGGGTCGGGCCGGGCGCTCAGGCCGAGCCGAGGAGGGACGGCGTCCGTCGGGAGCCCTTCCGGTCACATGACCCGTGGCTACAGCCAGCAGGCAGCCACCCTCCTCCTCGCCTATCCCTTCCCAGAGCCGCACCGCTGCCGCCGCCACCCCGGTTTCCGGCCCCGCCTCCACCGCGTGATCATCGCCAACCAATGGGAAGGCTCACTTCGCTTGACAAGACTCGAGGCACATGATGCGAGAAAGGGAGGGGCGGGTCACATGACTTCAGCCTCTGCCCAGTTTCAGAGATCGAGTCTTCGTCCACCGGGTCTAGGGGCTCTTCTCTGCGGCCGGCCCCCGTGCTATGTGGTTGCGTGGCTACCAAGCTACCTCTCTGGGCCAGTGAGTGAACTTTTACCAAAAGCTAGTATGATTTGGTCTCCTAAATGCCATGCGAGGGGCGATTGGAATTGACGCCCTACGCTTCTAGAGCACACAAGTCTCTGTGTACATTGGATCCAGATGCCTAGCGTCCAGTTGGGGGACACATAGAGTGTGGCGCCCAATGGAGTTCTCACCCTGGACTAAGGATCGACGACTTACTGGAAGAAGAGCCCTTACTCCTACACAAACCAAAGCAGAGCAGAGCTCAAACCTGGAAGAGATAGAGGCCACCTCACGGTCTTTGCCCTTAGGCACGTCTCTTCAATCTTGCTTGGTTTTCTTAAGCAACCATAGTAATCTAACACACAATGTTCTTTTCTTAGAACCATCCTATATCTTCCCTTGGACTCTGAACACAGGTCCACGTCTGTCATTCAAGATCTTGCAGAGCCTCTTACCTGCCTCCCATTCCAACATCTGAGTCACGGGGGCTGGTGGTGGTGCAGGAATCGGAGTAATGCCTCGCCAGCCAGCcgtaagaaaatatttgcagtttcCTGACAGACCTTCTGGACTTTCCACACGTGGCCTTGCACACTGTCTCCCTACCAGGTGTCTCTTCTGTCTTCAAGCCTCACTACAAACAGTAACCTCCTGATTGCCATCTCCAATCCCATTATTTGGGCATCCTCAGCTCCCTGTGCTTAATCCCTATCCCATactgatttcttcatttattgaatCAAGTAATTATCTGTAATGTGCCACACAGTGTTCTGTCTAGATATACAGAGGTTCACAAAAAAAGCCTAAAGTGTATCAATGGAGTACTGGATTatgttttattctccttttctggATCAGTCTCTTTCTCCAAACTTGGGAGTTCCTGGAGGAAAGGAACAAGATCTGACCCCTCTCTGCTACCCACACCCTGGCATTTGCTTAGACAAAATGTCAATTGAATTTTGAATTGAGTAAATTACAGCCTCCCATCACCTTGGGTCACACCATGTCCCCTGTTCTGGGAGGGGACATGCAAGGAGTTAGAGGAGAGGTCACTGAACCCAGTAGCTCTTAATACCCCTCTGATCAAGACCCTGAAATTCTGTAAATTCTTACAGGGCTTGAGAAGGGTAAGTCAGACCCACTTTGTTCCTGCAGCTAGTAACTTGAACTGCAGGTCTCAGGTGACAGCAGCAGCTTCTGCATCAATAATTGAGAGCAGGTCCAGCCTGCCTCAGGGTTCTCTGGCCCCAAGGACTCCCCCTCCTGTCCTATGCTCTGATCTTCCCCCAGCCGGAGCCTCCAGCCCAGGTAAGCAGGGCTCTTGAGCGTGGGTTCCCAAGCATACCAGTTCAAACTCACTATCACTCACTTACTCACATCCACTTTTACACTCTTGCTTTCAATTTTAGTCCCCACCATCACCAGAGGCCTCACAAGGGAcagatgtggaggaaagggaggatCATCCAGGGCATGCAAGAGGAAAGAGCACTTATCCCCCATTGGGGCCCTGGAAGAAGAGGCTCGAGCTTGGGGGGACAGTGGGtgctgtgtgtgtacacacttgtaaaaggaattctgaaagagaacagaaaaggcaAATGCAGGGGAGGAGGCATGAAAGGactggagaggagacagagactcAGGGACTCCTCCCAA from Vulpes vulpes isolate BD-2025 chromosome 11, VulVul3, whole genome shotgun sequence encodes the following:
- the LRRC51 gene encoding leucine-rich repeat-containing protein 51 isoform X3; this encodes MVEFQALVTDLTSEEPRSGLRPLRHSKSGKSLTQSLWLNNNILNDLRDFNHVVSLLLEHPENLAWIDLSFNDLTSIDPVLTTFFNLSVLYLHGNSIQRLGEVNKLAVLPRLRSLTLHGNPIEEEKGYRQYVLCTLPRITTFDFSGVTKADRATAEVWKHMNIKPKKVRIKQNAL
- the LRRC51 gene encoding leucine-rich repeat-containing protein 51 isoform X2, whose protein sequence is MSKQDYMNTSVQEPPLDYSFRSIHVIQDLTSEEPRSGLRPLRHSKSGKSLTQSLWLNNNILNDLRDFNHVVSLLLEHPENLAWIDLSFNDLTSIDPVLTTFFNLSVLYLHGNSIQRLGEVNKLAVLPRLRSLTLHGNPIEEEKGYSGVTKADRATAEVWKHMNIKPKKVRIKQNAL
- the LRRC51 gene encoding leucine-rich repeat-containing protein 51 isoform X4, coding for MSKQDYMNTSVQEPPLDYSFRSIHVIQDLTSEEPRSGLRPLRHSKSGKSLTQSLWLNNNILNDLRDFNHVVSLLLEHPENLAWIDLSFNDLTSIDPVLTTFFNLSVLYLHGNSIQRLGEVNKLAVLPRLRSLTLHGNPIEEEKGYSSGILGLELLHRASSFLEMPQRRW
- the LRRC51 gene encoding leucine-rich repeat-containing protein 51 isoform X1, with product MSKQDYMNTSVQEPPLDYSFRSIHVIQDLTSEEPRSGLRPLRHSKSGKSLTQSLWLNNNILNDLRDFNHVVSLLLEHPENLAWIDLSFNDLTSIDPVLTTFFNLSVLYLHGNSIQRLGEVNKLAVLPRLRSLTLHGNPIEEEKGYRQYVLCTLPRITTFDFSGVTKADRATAEVWKHMNIKPKKVRIKQNAL
- the LAMTOR1 gene encoding ragulator complex protein LAMTOR1 yields the protein MGCCYSSENEDSDQDREERKLLLDPSSPPTKALNGAEPNYHSLPPTRTDEQALLSSILAKTASNIIDVSAADSQGMEQHEYMDRARQYSTRLAVLSSSLTHWKKLPPLPSLTSQPHQVLASEPIPFSDLQQVSRIAAYAYSALSQIRVDAKEELVVQFGIP